A region of Domibacillus sp. DTU_2020_1001157_1_SI_ALB_TIR_016 DNA encodes the following proteins:
- a CDS encoding LacI family DNA-binding transcriptional regulator: MRVTIKDIAAVCGVSVGTVDRALNNRTGISEKTRNKVLKAAKEMNYQPDFTARSLVMGRTMTLGVVLFDLYNRSFAQLMNAIEQKSRELGYFVYITLTDKDPENERTCIEYLINRKVDGIILFTVNQGEEFDDYLSRFHTPIVTIFNFISNNWEYIGIRERLAMKEAVNYIASKDYKRFVYVSPPLAYAGKTNIYTQEERFIGFLEGIKLNNAPEPLVLKDSDYLNKLQAYAFDPAEKTAIVCSTDLYALEVMNLLKERSIAIPEQAGVMGFDDIDMLKYISPRLTTVKFPIVQIGEKAVESIVNKIEKDAYISIPLLDHEIIRGESI; this comes from the coding sequence ATGCGCGTTACGATTAAAGATATTGCAGCCGTTTGCGGCGTTTCTGTCGGTACTGTGGATAGAGCGCTTAATAACCGGACAGGCATTAGTGAAAAAACAAGAAACAAAGTATTGAAGGCAGCAAAAGAAATGAATTATCAGCCAGATTTTACTGCTAGAAGCCTTGTTATGGGCAGGACGATGACACTTGGCGTTGTATTATTTGATTTATACAATCGCTCATTCGCCCAGCTGATGAATGCCATTGAACAGAAATCAAGGGAACTTGGTTATTTTGTTTATATTACACTCACGGATAAAGATCCCGAAAATGAGCGGACGTGCATTGAATATTTAATCAACCGTAAAGTGGACGGAATCATTTTATTCACAGTGAATCAAGGGGAAGAGTTTGACGATTATTTAAGCAGGTTTCACACACCGATTGTGACCATTTTTAATTTTATATCAAATAATTGGGAATATATTGGGATTCGTGAGCGGCTAGCGATGAAAGAAGCGGTCAACTACATTGCATCAAAAGATTATAAACGTTTTGTTTATGTAAGTCCTCCACTTGCATATGCGGGCAAAACTAACATTTACACACAGGAAGAGCGCTTCATTGGATTTTTAGAAGGGATTAAATTGAATAACGCCCCTGAACCCCTCGTATTAAAAGACTCAGATTATTTAAACAAGCTGCAAGCCTACGCGTTTGATCCAGCTGAAAAAACAGCTATTGTCTGCTCTACAGATTTGTATGCGCTCGAAGTGATGAATTTGTTAAAAGAAAGAAGTATTGCAATTCCAGAACAGGCAGGGGTTATGGGGTTTGATGATATTGATATGCTAAAGTACATTTCACCGCGCCTAACGACGGTCAAATTTCCAATTGTACAAATTGGTGAAAAAGCGGTTGAAAGTATTGTGAATAAAATAGAGAAAGATGCCTATATATCTATACCACTTTTAGATCACGAGATTATTAGAGGAGAATCTATATAA
- a CDS encoding sugar ABC transporter substrate-binding protein produces the protein MKKSSLYVMLFSMLFVILAACGKGGGGGSGSENAEGADKTAVIGSDAKDATELKFWTFQEVHIKFYEDAVKRWNKEFPDRPIKLKAEAYPYDNMHNNLLLALQSGTGAPDIVDIELGRFPNYLKGEPQLLPMNEYVEPVRDKFIESRFDIYSKDGKNYGLPTHVGATVAYYNKEIMDKAGVDIDSIITWEDYVAAGKKVAENTDAKMVAFESADWWSYWPLIKQQGSDFFDENGKATIASETNIKTLEAMQKLIYEDKSAELAPGGEYHAEEFYGYMNGGGAASILMPMWYMSRFTDYMPDLKGKMVIRPMPKWTEDGNRSAGAGGTGTAVTNQTKHPELAKEFLAYAKLSEEGNIALWKVLGFDPPMWTVWDKPEIREDNKYYEYFGDDIFDTLLSVKDEIDSINMNEKIPNAQEQLFTNVFNNVLRSQSQTAEEALKQAEEAVESK, from the coding sequence ATGAAAAAAAGCAGCTTGTACGTCATGCTTTTTAGTATGTTGTTTGTTATTCTAGCAGCATGTGGGAAAGGCGGCGGCGGAGGCAGCGGTTCAGAGAATGCTGAGGGAGCGGACAAGACAGCAGTAATTGGCAGTGATGCAAAAGATGCGACTGAGTTAAAGTTTTGGACTTTCCAAGAAGTTCACATCAAATTTTATGAAGATGCCGTAAAAAGATGGAACAAGGAATTCCCGGATCGACCGATTAAGTTGAAGGCAGAAGCATATCCGTATGACAATATGCACAATAACTTGCTTTTAGCTTTGCAGTCAGGTACAGGAGCGCCAGACATTGTCGATATAGAGCTAGGGCGCTTTCCGAACTATTTAAAAGGTGAACCACAGCTTCTTCCAATGAACGAATATGTAGAGCCTGTTCGTGATAAATTCATTGAATCCCGGTTTGATATTTATTCAAAAGACGGAAAAAACTATGGTCTGCCAACTCATGTAGGAGCGACAGTAGCATACTACAATAAAGAAATCATGGATAAAGCCGGCGTTGATATTGATTCAATTATCACTTGGGAAGATTACGTAGCAGCAGGAAAAAAAGTTGCCGAAAATACCGACGCAAAAATGGTAGCTTTTGAAAGTGCAGACTGGTGGTCTTACTGGCCTCTTATTAAACAACAAGGCTCCGACTTTTTTGATGAAAATGGTAAAGCAACAATCGCAAGTGAAACAAATATAAAGACATTAGAAGCAATGCAAAAATTAATTTATGAAGATAAAAGTGCTGAGCTTGCTCCGGGAGGAGAGTATCATGCAGAAGAGTTTTACGGTTACATGAATGGCGGCGGCGCTGCTTCTATCTTAATGCCGATGTGGTATATGAGCCGTTTTACAGATTATATGCCTGATTTAAAAGGTAAAATGGTCATTCGCCCAATGCCGAAATGGACAGAAGACGGTAATCGTTCTGCAGGTGCAGGCGGCACAGGTACTGCTGTAACCAATCAAACAAAACATCCTGAATTAGCAAAAGAGTTTTTGGCTTATGCAAAGTTATCTGAAGAAGGAAATATTGCTTTGTGGAAAGTTTTAGGATTTGATCCGCCGATGTGGACAGTTTGGGATAAGCCGGAAATCCGTGAAGACAATAAATACTATGAATATTTTGGAGATGATATTTTCGATACGCTTCTCAGTGTAAAAGATGAAATCGACTCTATTAACATGAACGAAAAAATTCCTAATGCCCAGGAGCAATTGTTCACAAACGTATTTAACAACGTTCTTCGTTCTCAGTCTCAAACTGCCGAGGAAGCACTTAAACAAGCTGAAGAAGCGGTTGAAAGTAAATAA
- a CDS encoding sugar ABC transporter permease, producing the protein MIERAVVKQDVGKPKRSIKGFFLSKQVVPYVFVAPFVLSFLLLFLYPLISGVILSFQSVLPGQTTFIGLSNYERIFNPTFFKALSNTTIYVVLTTSILTIIPIILAVLLNSKFTRFADLFRAAIFIPALTSTIVAGVIFRLMFGESEDGLANTVIAFFGMDPVDWKFGAVSGMFLMVLLCSWKWMGVNILYFMAGLANVPKELYEAADMDGAGVYHKFRHITLPLLKPITIYVITISIIHGFRMYEESYVFWQDSSPGNIGLTIVGYIYQQGFRMNDMGFGAAIGVVLMLIIFIISIIQLVAFGTFKKGE; encoded by the coding sequence ATGATTGAACGGGCTGTAGTGAAGCAAGACGTCGGTAAACCGAAGCGGTCGATAAAAGGTTTCTTTTTATCAAAACAAGTTGTTCCATACGTGTTTGTAGCCCCTTTTGTTCTTTCGTTTTTATTGCTTTTCCTTTATCCGCTTATCAGTGGTGTCATTCTCAGTTTCCAGTCTGTTCTTCCAGGACAAACAACCTTTATTGGTTTAAGCAATTATGAAAGGATTTTCAACCCTACTTTTTTTAAAGCACTTTCCAATACAACTATATATGTTGTGCTAACAACGTCGATCTTGACCATTATTCCAATTATTTTAGCTGTATTGTTAAATTCAAAATTCACTCGTTTTGCTGACTTGTTTAGAGCAGCTATCTTTATTCCGGCTTTAACATCGACAATTGTGGCTGGGGTTATTTTTAGGCTTATGTTTGGTGAATCGGAAGATGGTCTGGCAAACACTGTGATTGCGTTTTTTGGAATGGATCCGGTGGATTGGAAATTTGGAGCTGTATCAGGAATGTTCTTGATGGTTCTTTTATGCTCATGGAAATGGATGGGGGTTAATATCCTTTACTTCATGGCGGGTTTAGCGAATGTGCCAAAGGAATTATATGAAGCAGCAGATATGGATGGTGCTGGTGTGTATCATAAATTTCGCCATATTACTTTGCCGCTCTTAAAGCCGATCACTATTTATGTCATCACTATTTCTATTATTCACGGATTTCGGATGTACGAAGAATCCTATGTTTTCTGGCAGGATAGTTCACCAGGAAACATTGGGTTAACAATCGTTGGTTATATTTATCAGCAGGGCTTCCGAATGAACGATATGGGATTTGGTGCCGCGATTGGTGTTGTTTTAATGCTGATTATCTTCATTATTAGCATTATTCAGCTTGTAGCATTTGGTACTTTTAAGAAAGGAGAATAA
- a CDS encoding carbohydrate ABC transporter permease produces the protein MNSKEKIWTIGVTSLIAIIAILAVFPLFSLFISSLRPSSDLMRSGITLSIPFEKLNLNNYTYIFSEAGNYWDWYLNSLIISAFTIALCLFFSSMVGYALAVYEFKGNRFIFILVLLILMIPFEILMLPLYQFMIKIQMVDTYLAVILPMIVAPVAVFFFRQYASGLPKDLMESARMDGCTEYGIFFRIMAPLMLPSFAAMAILQGLSSWNNFLWPLVVLRSNSMFTLPVGLATLLTPYGNNYDVLIAGSVMTVLPVIILFLFFQRFFIEGLTVGGVKG, from the coding sequence ATGAACTCTAAAGAAAAAATTTGGACCATCGGGGTAACCTCCCTCATTGCTATTATAGCAATTTTAGCTGTTTTTCCTTTATTTTCTCTTTTTATTTCTTCATTAAGACCGTCATCGGATTTAATGAGAAGTGGGATTACCCTATCAATCCCGTTTGAGAAGTTAAACCTGAATAACTATACGTATATATTTTCAGAAGCAGGAAACTATTGGGATTGGTATCTGAATAGTTTAATCATTTCTGCATTTACTATTGCCCTTTGTTTGTTTTTCTCGTCTATGGTCGGTTATGCTCTCGCCGTTTATGAATTTAAGGGAAATCGCTTTATTTTTATTCTCGTATTGCTAATCTTGATGATTCCTTTTGAAATTCTCATGCTGCCGCTTTATCAATTTATGATCAAAATACAAATGGTTGATACTTATTTGGCGGTTATTTTGCCTATGATAGTGGCACCTGTAGCCGTGTTCTTTTTTAGACAGTATGCGTCTGGTCTTCCAAAAGATTTAATGGAATCGGCGCGTATGGATGGATGTACAGAATACGGAATTTTCTTTCGTATCATGGCACCGTTGATGCTGCCATCTTTTGCCGCCATGGCTATATTGCAAGGGCTTTCAAGCTGGAACAACTTTTTATGGCCGCTAGTTGTGCTCAGGTCTAACTCGATGTTTACACTTCCTGTTGGATTGGCCACGCTTTTGACACCGTATGGAAACAATTACGATGTTTTGATTGCAGGATCTGTTATGACAGTTCTTCCGGTTATTATTTTGTTCCTATTCTTCCAGCGTTTCTTTATTGAAGGATTAACGGTAGGTGGAGTAAAAGGGTAA
- a CDS encoding YesL family protein, with translation MKPNAFMEKLVNVFSWMAKLAYVHFLWMLFSAAGLIIIGFFPATAALMTVCKKWLDGEENVPIFGLFRASYRSSFFASNQIGLVYMAAALVLYVNFLVIQENGAGLPIIAAFYLAVFFLVITGTHLLPLYIAGKGSFLHIWKTAFIMSIVNLPISIAVLVSQSAIYYLLFSYPSAALFFLSSTLAIVQLWLVQHSFNRVERKAKALRAKKSAPAVQETYTA, from the coding sequence ATGAAACCCAATGCATTTATGGAGAAGCTTGTAAACGTTTTTTCTTGGATGGCTAAGCTTGCTTATGTTCATTTTCTTTGGATGCTTTTTAGTGCTGCTGGCCTTATTATCATCGGTTTTTTTCCGGCAACAGCAGCTTTAATGACGGTCTGTAAAAAATGGCTTGATGGTGAAGAAAATGTTCCAATATTCGGATTATTTCGGGCTTCTTATCGTTCATCCTTTTTTGCCTCTAACCAGATAGGGCTTGTTTATATGGCAGCAGCACTCGTTTTATATGTAAACTTTTTAGTCATTCAAGAAAATGGAGCTGGCCTTCCCATAATTGCAGCATTTTATCTGGCCGTATTTTTCTTAGTTATTACAGGCACCCATCTTCTGCCGCTCTATATAGCGGGGAAGGGATCGTTTCTTCATATATGGAAAACAGCTTTCATCATGAGTATCGTAAACCTGCCTATTTCGATCGCGGTGCTTGTTAGCCAATCAGCAATTTACTATCTGCTTTTTTCTTATCCTTCCGCAGCGCTTTTCTTTCTTAGCAGTACACTGGCCATTGTTCAGCTTTGGCTTGTACAGCATTCATTCAATCGAGTGGAAAGAAAAGCAAAAGCATTACGGGCAAAAAAGTCTGCTCCAGCTGTCCAGGAAACATATACTGCGTGA
- a CDS encoding alpha-N-arabinofuranosidase: protein MMTQKAKMTIDKEFVIGQIDERIYGSFIEHLGRAVYEGIYEPDHPSADEQGFRTDVIELVKELKVPLVRYPGGNFVSGYNWEDGVGPVSERPRKLELAWRATEPNVIGTNEFMDWAKKINAEVNMAVNLGTRGIDAARNLVEYCNHPSGSYWSDMRISHGYKEPHNIKTWCLGNEMDGPWQIGHKTAHEYGRLAAETAKAMKWVDPSIELVACGSSNRHMPTFAEWEATVLEHTYDHVEFISLHTYYGNRDEDLANYLAQSMDMDQFIYSVISIADYIKAKKRSNKTINLSFDEWNVWFHSKESDKQLEPWTVAPPQLEDIYTFEDALLVGSMLISLLRRADRVKIACLAQLVNVIAPIMTEKGGEAWKQPIFYPYMHASVFGRGTALQAIVSSPKYDCKDFTDVPYLDTVSVYNEDDETLTIFAVNRHQEESLSLSGDVRSFEGYTVKEHIVLENNDMKATNQHNHSNVVPHNNGDAKVDNGQLSAQLPKLSWNVIRLAKAQK from the coding sequence ATGATGACACAAAAAGCGAAGATGACAATTGATAAAGAATTTGTAATTGGCCAAATCGATGAGCGTATTTATGGTTCATTTATTGAACATTTAGGGCGTGCTGTTTATGAAGGAATTTACGAGCCGGATCATCCTTCTGCTGATGAGCAAGGATTTCGCACAGATGTAATAGAGCTTGTGAAGGAGTTAAAGGTGCCGCTTGTCCGCTATCCGGGAGGCAACTTTGTCTCAGGCTATAATTGGGAAGATGGGGTGGGGCCTGTCTCAGAACGCCCGCGTAAATTAGAGCTGGCATGGCGTGCAACAGAGCCGAATGTAATTGGTACAAATGAGTTTATGGACTGGGCAAAAAAAATTAATGCTGAAGTGAACATGGCGGTTAACTTAGGTACGAGAGGCATTGATGCGGCCCGCAATCTTGTGGAATATTGTAATCATCCTTCCGGTTCATATTGGAGTGATATGCGGATCTCTCACGGCTATAAAGAACCCCACAATATTAAGACGTGGTGTCTCGGGAACGAAATGGATGGTCCGTGGCAAATCGGCCATAAAACAGCTCACGAATACGGACGCCTTGCTGCTGAAACAGCCAAAGCAATGAAATGGGTAGATCCTTCAATCGAATTGGTTGCCTGCGGAAGTTCAAACCGGCATATGCCGACGTTTGCGGAATGGGAAGCAACAGTACTGGAGCATACGTATGATCACGTGGAATTTATCTCGCTGCATACGTACTATGGAAACCGGGATGAAGACTTAGCGAATTACTTAGCACAATCAATGGATATGGATCAATTTATTTACTCTGTTATTTCTATTGCTGATTACATTAAAGCGAAAAAGCGCAGCAACAAAACAATTAATCTATCATTCGATGAGTGGAATGTTTGGTTCCATTCAAAAGAGTCAGATAAACAGCTTGAACCGTGGACAGTAGCCCCTCCACAGCTTGAAGACATTTATACATTTGAAGATGCTTTGCTTGTTGGAAGCATGCTTATTTCTTTATTGCGCCGGGCAGACCGCGTAAAAATTGCTTGCCTTGCTCAGCTTGTCAATGTTATTGCACCGATTATGACTGAAAAAGGCGGGGAAGCCTGGAAACAGCCAATTTTCTATCCATACATGCATGCATCTGTATTTGGACGTGGAACAGCACTACAAGCCATTGTGTCGTCGCCAAAATATGACTGCAAAGATTTCACAGACGTTCCATACCTCGATACAGTTTCTGTTTATAACGAAGATGATGAAACACTAACCATATTTGCGGTAAATCGTCATCAGGAAGAATCGCTCAGCTTAAGCGGCGACGTAAGAAGTTTTGAAGGATATACAGTAAAAGAACATATTGTTCTTGAAAATAACGATATGAAAGCGACGAACCAGCATAATCATTCCAATGTGGTTCCTCATAATAATGGAGATGCAAAAGTAGATAACGGCCAATTATCCGCCCAACTGCCGAAATTATCCTGGAATGTTATTCGCCTCGCAAAAGCACAAAAATAA
- a CDS encoding alkaline phosphatase family protein — protein MMLKIVLPVILFIFMITGLSRYLLITPRKDLVNVSTKASSKPVVVFVIDSLMDQPLQKAIKEGKAPAFEFLIKHGQYYSDVVSSYPTMSVTIDSTLLTGTYANDHKVPGLVWLKKDENRVINYGPGKIEFLDIGAKQILADSLIHLNKAHLSRYVPTIHEELARSEIQSASINGLIYRGNQVHRLHIPKLFTGMNLLPRNVEVNGPSLLSIGSLTQYNQENDWSNHIWKGTGVNDYFTANELKYFIQKNQLPPFTLAYFPDLDRDIHKNGPMEQKGIEEVDKQLQMILNAYPSWEEAIQKMTWIVHGDSAQSAVINDRSKALIDLTILLDQYTLWTPDQPSNKEIALAVNERMAYVYLQDETIKISDISARLKADSRIGFIAWKKGETGYVVSSKSDTPFTFSPDGPYTDSYGQSWTLNGDPVLLDLSINEQNEISYGDYPDALARLDGALRSHEGRYIIIDAKPGYEFVEKNSPNHAGTAAHGSLHKADSVVPLIIAGTDQAPKHLRLVDFKDWLIKLAK, from the coding sequence ATGATGCTTAAAATTGTCTTACCGGTTATTCTTTTCATATTCATGATCACCGGCCTGAGCCGGTATTTGCTGATAACGCCCAGAAAAGATCTAGTTAACGTTTCGACCAAGGCATCTTCCAAGCCTGTAGTCGTATTTGTCATTGACTCACTGATGGATCAGCCCCTACAAAAAGCAATAAAAGAAGGAAAAGCACCTGCATTTGAATTCTTAATAAAACATGGCCAATACTATTCTGACGTGGTCAGTTCTTACCCTACCATGTCCGTCACCATCGATAGTACCTTGTTAACGGGTACATACGCCAATGATCATAAAGTTCCTGGCCTTGTCTGGCTCAAAAAGGACGAAAACCGAGTCATTAATTACGGTCCTGGAAAAATCGAATTTTTAGATATTGGCGCAAAGCAAATATTAGCAGACAGTTTAATTCACTTAAACAAGGCACATCTAAGCCGGTATGTTCCCACCATTCATGAAGAGCTGGCAAGAAGCGAAATCCAGTCTGCTTCCATTAACGGACTGATCTATCGTGGTAATCAAGTTCATCGCTTACACATTCCAAAACTTTTCACCGGCATGAATCTGCTGCCACGCAATGTAGAAGTAAACGGTCCTTCTCTTCTGTCCATAGGAAGCTTGACACAATACAACCAGGAAAATGATTGGTCTAATCATATATGGAAAGGTACTGGAGTAAACGATTACTTTACGGCAAATGAACTGAAATACTTTATCCAAAAAAATCAGCTGCCGCCTTTTACGCTGGCCTACTTCCCCGATCTGGACCGTGATATTCACAAAAACGGACCAATGGAACAGAAAGGTATTGAAGAAGTGGATAAGCAGCTGCAGATGATTTTGAATGCCTATCCATCATGGGAGGAAGCGATTCAAAAGATGACCTGGATTGTACATGGAGACAGTGCGCAATCTGCTGTTATAAATGATCGCAGCAAGGCGCTGATTGATTTAACCATATTATTGGATCAATATACTCTTTGGACACCGGATCAGCCGTCTAACAAGGAAATTGCTTTAGCTGTTAATGAGCGCATGGCGTACGTTTATCTGCAGGATGAAACGATTAAGATTTCTGATATTTCAGCAAGGTTAAAAGCCGATTCCAGGATTGGCTTCATTGCCTGGAAAAAGGGAGAGACGGGTTATGTAGTGTCGTCAAAATCCGATACGCCTTTTACTTTTTCTCCTGACGGCCCATACACAGATTCTTACGGACAATCCTGGACGCTGAACGGAGATCCTGTCCTTTTAGATTTATCTATTAATGAACAAAATGAAATCAGCTATGGTGACTACCCCGATGCCCTTGCAAGATTAGATGGAGCCCTTCGCTCACATGAAGGCCGGTATATCATTATTGATGCCAAACCGGGTTATGAATTTGTTGAAAAAAACAGTCCGAATCATGCAGGAACAGCAGCGCACGGCTCCTTGCATAAAGCAGATTCTGTGGTTCCTCTGATTATTGCAGGAACAGATCAGGCACCTAAACATTTGCGATTAGTTGATTTTAAAGACTGGCTGATAAAACTGGCTAAATAA
- a CDS encoding YdeI/OmpD-associated family protein — translation MPKTIVEKLNLKKYEKAAVLNLPDGADYLTELHNYDIDLANSKYDLIFAFVLDMESLKATVSKVIEENHLNKNGYIFLAYPKKGNKVYPTFIHRDELMNGLGAGENGYLGTSNIKFARMVGLDDVFTVVGLKEESRNTKNTSTKASQCVDDYIEMIPHVEKDLQDTPELLAFFQSLTPGYRKDWARYVYSAKQEATKAKRREEMKMILGAGYKSRDLYRRNNS, via the coding sequence ATGCCGAAAACAATAGTGGAAAAATTGAACCTAAAAAAATATGAAAAAGCAGCAGTATTAAACTTGCCAGATGGAGCAGATTATTTAACAGAGTTACACAATTATGACATCGACCTAGCCAATAGCAAATATGACCTTATCTTTGCCTTTGTGTTAGATATGGAGTCTTTAAAAGCAACCGTATCCAAGGTGATAGAAGAAAATCATTTAAATAAAAATGGCTATATATTCTTGGCTTATCCAAAAAAGGGGAATAAAGTGTATCCAACATTTATTCATCGAGACGAGCTAATGAATGGACTGGGAGCAGGGGAAAATGGCTACCTTGGGACCAGTAACATTAAATTTGCACGTATGGTTGGGTTAGATGACGTGTTTACGGTTGTCGGTCTGAAAGAAGAATCCCGTAACACAAAGAATACTTCTACAAAAGCAAGTCAATGCGTAGACGATTATATCGAAATGATTCCACATGTGGAAAAGGATTTGCAGGATACTCCGGAGTTACTTGCTTTCTTTCAGTCACTCACTCCAGGATACCGTAAAGATTGGGCTCGTTATGTGTATAGTGCTAAACAGGAGGCCACCAAAGCAAAGCGGCGCGAGGAAATGAAAATGATACTTGGAGCGGGTTACAAGAGCCGGGATCTCTATCGCAGAAATAACTCTTAA
- a CDS encoding DUF2975 domain-containing protein: MKRGSTLFLKIAVILMGIPVLALCLFLLPQIANEANEAAERGADVAFVVYGILMVMYVSTVPFYIALYQAFKLLSYIDKNKAFSKLSVRALKNIKNCAIIISGLYVVALPLVYIMAEIDDAPGLVLIGMVPIFASIVIAVFAAVLQKLLQEAIDIKSENDLIV; this comes from the coding sequence ATGAAACGAGGGTCAACACTCTTTTTAAAAATAGCTGTTATTCTTATGGGAATTCCAGTTCTTGCTTTGTGTCTATTTTTGTTGCCTCAAATAGCGAATGAAGCAAATGAAGCAGCAGAAAGAGGCGCAGATGTGGCTTTTGTGGTATATGGCATTTTAATGGTTATGTATGTATCAACGGTACCGTTTTACATTGCTCTGTATCAAGCTTTTAAACTTTTGAGTTATATTGATAAGAACAAAGCTTTCTCGAAATTATCTGTAAGGGCTCTAAAGAATATAAAAAACTGTGCCATCATAATCAGTGGCTTGTATGTGGTAGCCCTGCCATTAGTCTATATCATGGCGGAGATAGATGACGCCCCGGGCCTCGTATTAATCGGAATGGTGCCTATCTTTGCTTCAATAGTAATTGCAGTGTTTGCCGCAGTTCTTCAAAAGCTTTTACAAGAAGCCATCGATATAAAATCAGAGAATGACTTAATCGTCTGA
- a CDS encoding helix-turn-helix domain-containing protein → MAIIINIDVMLAKRKMSVTELSERVGITMANLSILKNGKAKAIRFSTLEAICKALECQPGDILEYRNDE, encoded by the coding sequence ATGGCAATTATAATCAATATTGATGTGATGCTGGCTAAAAGGAAAATGAGCGTAACCGAACTTTCGGAGAGGGTTGGAATCACGATGGCTAACCTTTCGATATTAAAAAATGGAAAAGCAAAAGCCATTCGGTTTTCAACTTTAGAGGCCATTTGTAAAGCTTTGGAATGCCAGCCTGGTGATATTCTAGAATACCGAAATGATGAATGA
- a CDS encoding DUF817 domain-containing protein, which translates to MGYYIQKKPLGAQITRALKQLIRFGWEQALSCLFPVVIFASLAFTQIMPLPFLPRYDWLLIICLLMQWWMVRSGLETRDELRVITLFHLIGLALELFKVYMGSWSYPEEGYFKIFGVPLYSGFMYASVASYLCQAWRRLKVELVKWPPFLIVVPLAATIYLNFFTHHYWIDVRWWLSGLVIIVFWQSWVTYEIEGTRYCMPLALSFVLIGFFIWIAENIATFFGAWEYPNQADAWSLVHLGKVSSWLLLVIVSFLIVATLKQVKEKIPPG; encoded by the coding sequence GTGGGTTACTATATTCAGAAAAAGCCTTTGGGAGCACAAATCACGCGAGCACTAAAACAACTCATTCGTTTTGGTTGGGAGCAGGCCCTGTCATGTTTATTTCCTGTTGTTATTTTTGCCTCCCTGGCTTTTACACAAATCATGCCACTTCCCTTCCTGCCTCGATATGACTGGCTGCTCATCATCTGCCTTCTGATGCAGTGGTGGATGGTGCGTTCTGGGCTTGAAACACGGGATGAACTAAGGGTGATTACATTGTTTCACCTGATTGGACTTGCTCTTGAACTTTTCAAGGTATATATGGGCTCCTGGTCTTATCCAGAGGAAGGATACTTCAAGATTTTTGGAGTGCCTTTGTACAGCGGATTCATGTACGCAAGTGTAGCGAGTTATCTTTGCCAGGCGTGGAGGAGGCTTAAGGTTGAACTGGTTAAGTGGCCGCCGTTTTTAATCGTTGTACCTCTTGCAGCTACGATTTATTTGAATTTTTTCACCCACCATTATTGGATAGACGTTCGTTGGTGGTTATCTGGACTTGTCATTATCGTCTTTTGGCAATCGTGGGTCACATACGAGATTGAGGGAACTCGTTATTGTATGCCACTCGCACTTTCTTTTGTGCTCATTGGATTTTTTATATGGATAGCCGAAAATATCGCAACGTTCTTTGGAGCTTGGGAATATCCAAACCAAGCCGATGCATGGAGTCTCGTTCATTTAGGAAAGGTGAGTTCATGGCTCTTACTAGTCATTGTCAGCTTTCTTATAGTAGCGACATTAAAGCAGGTTAAGGAAAAAATTCCGCCAGGATAG